From a single Apium graveolens cultivar Ventura chromosome 2, ASM990537v1, whole genome shotgun sequence genomic region:
- the LOC141706391 gene encoding protein MANNAN SYNTHESIS-RELATED 2-like produces MALVDVRQLVAGMLTFSMFIMLGNMIMKDHFGTAIVNNMKPAGAGVNIYTKNNLGEDTIQYIGPWRVNNETVKPCWNKPAQEKRNQAKGYILFSLTGGPHLHLLQVANAVAIARQLKATLVLPVIIGNKSGKMWKFGDIYDDRNLVASLDGIVQIAYHQPAELSAEKLPIVRVSDIVSQDYVAENLEPLFRRKGNLKLATDFRNLSITMIEGMKNKNSVSCMVVFEVLQLQARLQELVDSVLETIKALSQASHGRFISVDLRSEILGTKICQVTTSNVKKNCFSAIEVGEFLKKIGFERNTTIYLTQDGWLKSLHELTTIFPSSYTKEMLIPADKMVKFSDYTDLIDFYICSHSDVFVPAFSRAFYASVVTQRIALGKTQILDPSLATSSNVRDYLSSYITGKNHWAYSCFC; encoded by the exons ATGGCCTTGGTGGATGTGAGGCAGCTGGTTGCTGGTATGTTGACATTTTCAATGTTCATAATGCTCGGAAATATGATCATGAAAGATCATTTTGGTACAGCTATC GTAAATAACATGAAACCAGCTGGTGCTGGGGTAAACATTTACACAAAAAATAACTTGGGTGAAGACACGATTCAGTATATTGGACCGTGGAGGGTCAATAATGAAACAGTAAAACCTTGCTGGAACAAGCCAGCGCAAG AAAAGAGGAATCAAGCAAAAGGATATATTCTCTTTTCATTGACTGGTGGCCCTCATCTTCATCTTCTACAG GTTGCCAATGCGGTTGCAATTGCAAGACAGCTCAAGGCTACACTTGTGCTGCCTGTCATCATTGGAAATAAATCAGGAAAAATGTG GAAGTTTGGTGATATATACGATGACCGTAATTTAGTTGCGAGCCTCGATGGTATAGTACAAATAGCATATCATCAGCCTGCTGAATTATCTGCAGAAAAGCTCCCCATCGTGAGGGTTTCCGATATCGTTTCTCAAGACTACGTTGCTGAAAACCTTGAGCCACTATTCAGGAGAAAGGGTAATTTGAAGCTTGCAACTGACTTCCGTAATTTAAGCATCACAATGATAGAAGGAATGAAGAACAAGAACTCAGTCTCCTGTATGGTTGTGTTTGAGGTTCTCCAGTTGCAAGCTAGATTGCAGGAACTCGTTGACTCAGTGCTTGAAACGATAAAAGCTTTGAGTCAAGCATCGCATGGTCGGTTCATCTCTGTGGACTTAAGAAGCGAGATATTAGGAACAAAAATATGTCAGGTTACTACATCGAATGTGAAAAAGAATTGCTTTAGTGCCATTGAAGTTGGCGAGTTTTTGAAGAAGATCGGTTTTGAAAGAAATACAACGATCTATCTGACCCAAGATGGATGGCTTAAAAGTCTACATGAATTGACAACTATCTTCCCGAGCTCATATACGAAG GAAATGTTGATTCCCGCGGACAAGATGGTGAAGTTCTCCGATTACACCGATTTGATTGATTTTTACATATGCAGTCATAGTGATGTATTTGTACCAGCTTTCTCAAGAGCATTTTATGCGAGTGTTGTTACGCAGAGGATAGCTTTAGGCAAGACTCAAATTCTGGATCCTTCCCTGGCTACTTCTTCAAATGTAAGAGACTACCTTTCTTCCTACATTACCGGGAAGAATCACTGGGCATATTCATGCTTCTGTTGa
- the LOC141708747 gene encoding RNA polymerase II transcriptional coactivator KELP, whose product MAEKEEHTEQHKIIEEKVLEILRNSDMDKTTEAKVRKLASEQLGLDLSQRDYKLFVRQVVNSYIIENDEKEAQKQQEEEKVEQEEEVAENEEKEEEKEEKQEAEYDDNGDLIICRLSSKRRVSWGEFKGKSYLSIREFYQKDGKELPTPKGITMNAEQWACFKENVPAIEEAIKKISSG is encoded by the exons atGGCGGAGAAAGAGGAACACACAGAACAACACAAGATAATCGAAGAGAAAGTGTTGGAAATTCTCAGAAACTCTGACATGGACAAGACTACCGAGGCTAAGGTTCGTAAATTAGCTTCGGAGCAGCTAGGTCTCGATCTCTCTCAGCGTGATTACAAATTGTTTGTGCGCCAAGTTGTTAACTCGTACATAATTGAAAATGATGAAAAAGAGGCTCAAAAACAACaagaagaagagaaagtagaGCAAGAAGAAGAGGTTGCTGAGAATGAGGAGAAAGAAGAGGAGAAAGAGGAGAAACAAGAGGCGGAGTACGATGACAACGGCGACCTCATTATCTGTCGT TTATCGAGTAAGAGGAGGGTCAGTTGGGGAGAGTTTAAAGGGAAATCTTATCTGTCCATAAGAGAGTTCTACCAGAAAGACGGAAAAGAGCTTCCTACCCCCAAAG GAATAACCATGAATGCTGAGCAGTGGGCATGCTTCAAGGAGAATGTACCTGCTATTGAAGAGGCCATCAAGAAAATTAGTTCAGGTTGA
- the LOC141708748 gene encoding plant intracellular Ras-group-related LRR protein 6-like: MYKCVGIEDMLKQQQSPVRMEMKKKKKISSFKKDEKSVGVDEQVLDLSGMSLEILPVVISPSLNITLVTTLDLSSNFLQSIPESLTARLLNVAVLDIHSNELKSLPNSIGCLSKLKVLNVSGNHLQSLPRTIENCRSLEELNANFNMLIRLPDTMGFELNNLKKLTVNSNKLVLLPSSTSHLTNLRILDARLNCLRSLPDDLENLINLEILNVSQNFQYLTTIPYSVGLLLSLVELDVSYNKITTLPNSIGCLGKLQKLSVEGNPLVSPPMEVVEQGLEKLKVYLRQMINGQHKSSVKKSWAAKLKRYSTFSRANVNGNINYQQKEGYIIPNYNRIEVLASPNYVHKQKGSPTFMGMFSPRRIFSPKSYFTR, encoded by the exons ATGTACAAGTGTGTAGGTATTGAAGACATGCTTAAGCAACAGCAATCTCCGGTGAGGATGgagatgaagaagaagaagaaaattaGTAGTTTTAAGAAAGATGAGAAGAGTGTGGGAGTTGATGAACAAGTGCTGGATCTAAGTGGGATGTCTTTGGAGATTCTTCCTGTTGTGATTAGTCCTTCTCTTAATATAACTCTTGTCACCACCTTGGATCTCTCCTCCAACTTTCTTCAG AGCATACCAGAGTCTTTAACTGCGAGACTGCTGAATGTGGCGGTACTGGACATACACTCCAATGAGCTAAAGTCGCTTCCAAATTCAATAGGGTGTTTGTCAAAGCTCAAAGTTTTAAATGTCTCCGGAAACCACCTTCAGTCCCTTCCCCGGACCATCGAAAATTGCAG ATCACTAGAAGAACTAAATGCAAACTTCAACATGTTAATAAGACTTCCAGACACAATGGGTTTTGAGCTCAACAACCTGAAGAAACTTACTGTCAACTCCAACAAGCTAGTTCTCCTTCCGTCTTCCACCTCTCACTTGACCAACCTCCGCATCTTAGATGCCCGGCTCAATTGCCTTCGCTCCCTCCCTGACGATCTCGAAAACCTTATCAACCTCGAAATCCTCAATGTGAGCCAAAACTTCCAGTACCTCACAACCATACCATACTCCGTAGGCCTCCTCTTGTCTCTCGTTGAACTGGACGTGAGTTACAACAAGATCACAACCTTACCCAACTCCATTGGCTGTTTGGGCAAGTTACAGAAACTTTCTGTAGAAGGTAATCCGCTTGTCTCACCGCCGATGGAAGTTGTGGAACAGGGGCTGGAAAAGCTGAAAGTGTATCTAAGACAAATGATCAATGGTCAGCACAAGAGTTCTGTGAAGAAGTCGTGGGCTGCAAAGTTGAAGAGATATAGTACCTTCAGCAGGGCAAATGTAAATGGTAACATAAATTACCAACAGAAAGAGGGTTACATCATTCCTAATTATAATCGAATTGAGGTCCTTGCTTCACCCAACTACGTACACAAGCAAAAAGGTTCACCAACATTCATGGGCATGTTTTCACCAAGGCGAATCTTTTCACCAAAAAGTTACTTCACCAGATAG
- the LOC141708749 gene encoding uncharacterized protein LOC141708749, which translates to MDPITHVLEIVPYSILRPPRLRLKIPSVSLPSAMTVYSLILLTYFMVVSGIVYDVIVEPPGIGSTQDPATGAVKPVVFMSGRVNGQYIIEGLSSGFMFVLGGIGIVLMDLALDKNRAKSVKVSFASAGICCVVIGYVMSMLFIRIKIPGYLR; encoded by the coding sequence ATGGATCCAATTACTCACGTCCTCGAAATCGTCCCCTACAGCATTCTCCGGCCACCGCGTCTCCGCCTGAAAATCCCCTCCGTCTCTCTCCCCTCCGCCATGACAGTCTACTCTCTAATCCTCCTCACTTACTTCATGGTCGTCTCAGGAATCGTGTATGACGTCATCGTTGAGCCACCGGGGATCGGGTCGACCCAGGACCCAGCTACTGGAGCGGTTAAACCGGTTGTGTTCATGTCGGGTCGGGTGAATGGGCAGTATATAATTGAAGGGCTTTCGTCGGGTTTTATGTTTGTGCTTGGTGGAATTGGGATTGTGTTGATGGATTTAGCACTTGATAAGAATAGAGCGAAGAGTGTGAAAGTGTCGTTTGCGAGTGCGGGGATTTGTTGTGTTGTGATTGGGTATGTGATGAGTATGCTCTTTATTCGTATTAAGATCCCCGGTTATCTTCGTTGA